In the genome of Deinococcus deserti VCD115, one region contains:
- a CDS encoding tyrosine-type recombinase/integrase: protein MQPRDRTDAITRRPPHRETVVHRALAAAEREQRTDLRVLILLTAHAGLRIEEALTLTWTQVDLASRRLTVQGKGRKRRIVGISGSLLDALQAHAGQGKGDRLFTYAHRSGATYHLRRLMEQEGLPWAGFHAFRKYNGTLLYRRTRDFVRVAHHLGHANVNTHGRTLMCRQMTWLVNSPISEESATVRSAYPGLSEFSPENRNAYVAHTWILGYTVSHQRRPLGRLFHHQPVADLKRTDQTVTSGCMG, encoded by the coding sequence ATGCAGCCGCGGGACCGGACCGATGCGATCACCCGGCGGCCTCCCCACCGCGAGACGGTGGTGCACCGGGCGCTGGCCGCCGCGGAACGGGAGCAGCGCACCGACCTGCGGGTTCTGATCCTGCTGACAGCACATGCGGGATTGCGCATCGAGGAAGCCCTGACCCTCACCTGGACTCAGGTGGACCTCGCCAGCCGCCGCCTGACCGTTCAGGGCAAAGGGCGCAAGCGCCGCATCGTCGGCATCTCCGGCAGCCTCCTCGACGCCCTTCAGGCACATGCTGGTCAGGGTAAAGGGGACCGCCTGTTCACCTACGCTCACCGGTCTGGTGCGACCTATCACCTGCGGCGCCTGATGGAACAGGAGGGTCTCCCCTGGGCGGGCTTTCATGCTTTCCGGAAATACAACGGAACCTTATTGTACCGACGGACGCGGGATTTTGTTCGTGTGGCACACCATCTGGGCCATGCCAACGTCAACACACACGGGCGTACGTTGATGTGCCGGCAGATGACCTGGCTGGTAAACTCGCCGATCTCTGAAGAGTCTGCGACCGTCAGGAGCGCGTATCCCGGTCTTTCAGAGTTCAGCCCCGAGAATCGGAATGCATACGTTGCGCATACGTGGATCCTGGGCTATACTGTTTCACATCAAAGGCGGCCACTTGGCCGCCTTTTTCATCACCAACCTGTCGCAGATTTGAAACGCACTGACCAAACCGTTACATCCGGCTGCATGGGATGA
- a CDS encoding metal-sensitive transcriptional regulator: MLNRLRRLEDQVRGLHKMVDEERPCQEILTLLSGVRSALDATGETIFEQYLLSCAAEEGEPLPTKEIVKTARLLR, encoded by the coding sequence GTGCTCAATCGCCTGCGTCGCCTGGAGGACCAGGTGCGCGGCCTGCATAAGATGGTCGACGAGGAGCGGCCGTGTCAGGAGATCCTCACGCTGCTCAGCGGTGTCCGCAGTGCCCTGGACGCCACCGGGGAAACCATTTTTGAGCAGTACCTGCTGAGCTGCGCGGCCGAGGAAGGGGAGCCTCTGCCGACCAAGGAGATTGTCAAAACAGCGCGTCTGCTGCGCTGA
- a CDS encoding Atu2307/SP_0267 family LLM class monooxygenase, producing the protein MEIGIDSFAATVTDPDTNLTLSGADRLNHLIEEIERADAVGLDSFGVGEHHRREYLDAAPAIILAAAASRTQGIRLNSAVTVLSADDPVRVFQQFSTLDLLSRGRAEIVVGRGSFVEAYPLFGLDLHDYDALFAEKLELLLKLRDDPQVHWQGRFRAPLTGQGVYPRPQQESLPIWLGVGGTPESFVRAGTLGLPLMVAIIGGSFRRFRPLVDLYRQAGLAAGHPAESLRVGVHAFGFVAPTSQEARDAFYPGYARMIETIGRERGWPAPSRARFDAECGPAGAYLIGGVQEVVDKVLHVNEVLGGVSRLTFQMTNVVMTHERMLRAIELLGQEVAPLVRERLLEHTR; encoded by the coding sequence ATGGAAATCGGCATTGACTCGTTCGCCGCCACCGTCACTGATCCCGACACCAACCTTACTCTCTCAGGCGCAGACCGCCTCAACCACCTCATCGAAGAAATCGAACGTGCCGACGCGGTCGGTCTCGACTCGTTCGGCGTCGGCGAACACCACCGCCGTGAGTACCTCGATGCTGCGCCCGCCATCATCCTCGCCGCCGCCGCATCGCGCACCCAAGGCATCCGCCTGAACAGCGCCGTCACGGTCCTCAGCGCGGACGACCCTGTCCGGGTCTTTCAGCAGTTCTCCACCCTCGACCTGCTCTCGCGTGGCCGTGCGGAGATCGTCGTGGGACGCGGCTCCTTCGTGGAAGCCTACCCCTTGTTTGGGCTTGACCTGCACGATTACGACGCGCTGTTCGCCGAGAAACTCGAGTTGCTGCTCAAACTTCGCGATGACCCTCAGGTGCACTGGCAGGGGCGTTTTCGCGCGCCGCTCACTGGTCAGGGCGTTTACCCGCGTCCGCAGCAGGAGTCGCTTCCCATCTGGCTTGGCGTGGGCGGCACCCCGGAATCGTTCGTGCGCGCGGGCACGCTCGGGCTGCCCTTGATGGTGGCGATCATCGGCGGGAGCTTCCGGCGTTTCCGGCCGCTGGTGGATCTCTACCGGCAGGCTGGTCTGGCGGCCGGGCATCCAGCGGAGTCGCTGCGGGTCGGTGTTCATGCGTTTGGTTTCGTGGCTCCCACGTCGCAGGAGGCGCGTGACGCGTTCTATCCGGGGTACGCGCGGATGATCGAGACCATCGGCCGTGAACGGGGGTGGCCGGCGCCGTCACGCGCCCGGTTCGATGCGGAGTGTGGTCCGGCCGGGGCGTACCTGATCGGGGGTGTTCAGGAGGTGGTGGACAAGGTGTTGCACGTGAATGAGGTGCTGGGGGGCGTCTCGCGCCTCACGTTCCAGATGACGAACGTGGTGATGACGCATGAGCGGATGCTGCGCGCCATCGAGTTGCTTGGCCAGGAAGTGGCTCCACTCGTCCGTGAGCGTCTGCTCGAACACACCCGCTGA
- a CDS encoding NAD(P)-binding domain-containing protein has translation MTPGPAGRLAPPGAALKTDIVVIGGGQAGLSAAYHLKQAGLVPRKKFVILDAAAAPGGAWQFRWPSLTLSTVNRIHDLPGLPFSDMASGETHVQARVAVPRYFAAYEQAFGLRVLRPVKVILVSRRGDRFRVETDRGEFSARGLINATGTWDAPYIPEYPGAERFQGQHLHTRDYRTPQAFAGQHVVIVGAGISALQLLGEISKVTTTTWVTRQPPVFREGPFDDQAARAAVALVEDRVRAGLSPQSVVSVTGLPVTPAVEEMRARGVLSRHPMFTEITEDGVRWANGSEVHADVILWCTGFRSSLDHLAPLMLRRPDAEDGIVMTGRLATQVASEPRIHLVGYGPSTSTIGANRAGRAAASELLTSLAAARPHMTCGGRGKRGRSETTSKQRNRNDRRVSALPFTHTAKATSKETHHGNRH, from the coding sequence ATGACCCCTGGTCCGGCTGGCCGCCTGGCTCCCCCTGGTGCGGCACTCAAAACCGACATAGTCGTGATCGGGGGCGGTCAGGCTGGCCTTTCTGCGGCCTACCACCTCAAGCAGGCCGGCCTCGTACCCCGCAAGAAATTCGTCATCCTGGACGCCGCGGCGGCCCCTGGAGGGGCATGGCAGTTCCGCTGGCCGAGCCTGACCCTGAGCACCGTCAACCGCATCCATGATCTGCCGGGCCTGCCCTTCTCGGACATGGCGTCCGGCGAGACCCACGTGCAGGCCAGGGTCGCGGTGCCGCGATATTTCGCGGCGTATGAGCAAGCCTTCGGCCTTCGTGTGCTCCGGCCAGTGAAGGTCATCCTCGTGAGCCGCCGCGGTGACCGCTTCAGGGTGGAGACCGACCGGGGAGAATTCTCCGCGCGCGGCCTGATCAACGCCACCGGTACCTGGGACGCCCCGTATATCCCGGAGTACCCCGGTGCGGAGCGCTTTCAGGGCCAGCATCTGCACACCCGGGACTACCGGACCCCCCAGGCGTTCGCGGGTCAACACGTCGTGATCGTGGGCGCGGGAATCTCAGCCCTTCAGCTGCTGGGCGAGATCTCCAAGGTCACCACCACCACCTGGGTGACGCGCCAGCCCCCAGTATTCCGTGAGGGACCCTTCGATGATCAGGCGGCCCGCGCCGCCGTGGCCCTGGTAGAGGACCGGGTCCGGGCCGGCCTGAGTCCACAATCGGTCGTGTCTGTCACTGGACTCCCGGTGACCCCCGCGGTCGAAGAGATGCGGGCGCGGGGGGTGCTGAGCCGCCACCCCATGTTCACTGAGATCACTGAGGATGGCGTGCGCTGGGCGAATGGTTCAGAAGTGCATGCGGACGTGATTTTGTGGTGTACCGGCTTTCGCAGTTCTCTTGATCATCTCGCTCCGCTGATGTTGCGCAGGCCGGACGCGGAGGATGGAATCGTGATGACCGGACGCCTGGCCACGCAGGTGGCGAGCGAGCCCCGGATTCACCTGGTGGGATACGGGCCGTCCACGTCCACCATCGGTGCCAACCGGGCCGGTCGCGCGGCCGCCAGTGAACTCCTGACCTCACTGGCGGCCGCGCGACCGCATATGACATGCGGCGGGAGAGGGAAGCGGGGCCGCTCTGAGACGACATCAAAGCAGCGAAATAGGAACGATAGGCGCGTATCGGCGCTGCCCTTCACCCACACGGCGAAAGCCACGTCTAAGGAGACCCATCATGGAAATCGGCATTGA
- the wrbA gene encoding NAD(P)H:quinone oxidoreductase: protein MTIVYYSTYGTNHQMAEVAAEAARESGAEVRLVKARETAPQEVVNGQDAWRAQQERTAHVPEATPADLENVDAILFSSPTRFGGATSQIRAYIDTLGGLWGTGALANKTFSAMTSAQNPHGGQETTLQTLYITAMHWGAILTPPGYTDPVLFASGGNPYGASVTANGEPLSEADKASIRHQVRRQIEITQKLKAQ, encoded by the coding sequence ATGACCATCGTGTACTACTCGACCTACGGCACCAACCACCAGATGGCCGAAGTGGCTGCTGAAGCCGCCCGCGAGTCCGGCGCCGAGGTGCGCCTGGTCAAGGCGCGCGAAACGGCTCCCCAGGAAGTCGTGAACGGTCAGGACGCCTGGAGGGCACAGCAGGAACGCACCGCCCACGTTCCCGAAGCCACGCCGGCTGACCTGGAGAACGTCGACGCGATCCTGTTCAGCTCCCCCACCCGGTTCGGTGGGGCCACCAGCCAGATCCGCGCGTACATCGACACGCTGGGTGGACTGTGGGGCACCGGCGCCCTGGCCAACAAGACCTTCAGCGCCATGACCAGCGCGCAGAACCCCCACGGCGGGCAGGAGACCACGCTCCAGACGCTGTACATCACCGCCATGCACTGGGGCGCCATCCTGACGCCTCCCGGCTACACCGATCCGGTGCTCTTCGCTTCCGGCGGCAACCCCTACGGCGCCAGCGTCACCGCCAACGGCGAACCGCTGAGCGAAGCAGACAAGGCCTCCATCCGCCATCAGGTGCGCCGCCAGATCGAGATCACCCAGAAGCTCAAAGCGCAGTAA
- a CDS encoding MarR family winged helix-turn-helix transcriptional regulator — translation MPASLDVDEALRQPSIRLWRRLIRLTQGKIRDVESALSPLGLTPTEFDLLAVVRAHPGATQQELAQHMLFTEGNMTYHAQRLLSRGLIRREVAGRTKRLSLTPEGSALMNQALPVVVDIHEAQFAGLTTDQLQQLEGLLRLLQ, via the coding sequence ATGCCTGCCTCACTGGACGTGGACGAGGCGCTGCGGCAGCCGTCTATTCGCCTGTGGCGCCGTCTGATACGTCTGACTCAGGGCAAGATCCGGGATGTTGAGAGTGCGCTGTCTCCTCTCGGGCTGACGCCCACCGAGTTCGACCTGCTGGCCGTGGTGCGGGCGCATCCCGGGGCCACGCAACAGGAACTCGCTCAGCACATGCTGTTCACAGAGGGAAATATGACGTATCACGCGCAGCGCCTGCTGAGTCGTGGACTGATCCGGCGGGAGGTGGCAGGCCGAACCAAACGGCTGTCCCTGACCCCTGAGGGCAGCGCACTGATGAACCAGGCCCTTCCAGTCGTGGTGGACATCCACGAGGCGCAGTTCGCCGGGCTGACCACCGACCAGCTCCAGCAGCTCGAAGGGCTCTTGCGTCTCCTGCAGTAG
- a CDS encoding Rrf2 family transcriptional regulator — MNSHYAMAVHVLALINMYPDSARTSEDIAASIGTNPVVVRNVIGHLRRAGLLDTRQGVAGAHLTRAPRDITLLDVYRAVNAPASVFKLHEQPNPRCPVGSRIQGSLTQVFGEAQGALEAHLASLTLEDVTGDLARRVS; from the coding sequence ATGAACAGCCACTACGCGATGGCCGTCCACGTGCTGGCCCTGATCAACATGTACCCCGACAGCGCCCGCACGTCCGAAGACATCGCTGCCAGCATCGGCACCAACCCCGTCGTGGTGCGCAACGTCATCGGCCACCTGCGCCGCGCCGGGCTGCTCGATACGCGCCAGGGCGTCGCCGGAGCCCACCTGACCCGCGCCCCTCGTGACATCACCCTGCTGGACGTCTACCGCGCCGTGAACGCGCCAGCGTCCGTATTTAAGCTTCACGAACAGCCGAACCCACGATGCCCGGTCGGATCGAGAATTCAGGGCAGCCTGACCCAGGTGTTCGGCGAAGCGCAGGGGGCGTTGGAAGCGCATCTCGCATCGCTCACCCTCGAGGATGTGACGGGTGACCTGGCCCGGCGTGTCAGCTGA
- a CDS encoding NAD(P)-dependent oxidoreductase — MNILLIGATGFLGTRILHEALNRGHTVTALVRREHALTPAPNLHIEVADASLPSDVARLATGTDAIIASVSARKPGDTPIPTTIQAIADGARQAGTPRLFVVGGAGSLEVAPGVALMDAPGFPDAYRTEAEQHGQALAFLRGSDLNWTYLSPAAEIAPGERTGTFRLGGNQFFTDAEGRSFITAEDYAVAVLNELEHPQHERQRFSIAY, encoded by the coding sequence ATGAACATCCTGCTCATCGGCGCCACCGGCTTTCTCGGCACCCGCATCCTCCACGAAGCCCTCAACCGCGGTCACACCGTCACGGCCCTCGTCCGCCGCGAACACGCCCTCACCCCCGCCCCGAACCTCCACATTGAAGTTGCCGACGCCAGCCTCCCCAGCGACGTCGCCCGCCTCGCCACCGGCACCGACGCCATCATCGCGTCTGTCAGCGCCCGGAAACCCGGCGACACCCCCATCCCCACCACCATCCAGGCCATCGCAGACGGCGCCCGCCAGGCCGGCACGCCCCGCCTGTTCGTGGTCGGCGGCGCCGGCAGCCTCGAAGTGGCCCCTGGCGTCGCGCTGATGGACGCCCCTGGCTTCCCCGACGCGTACCGCACCGAAGCCGAACAGCACGGTCAGGCGCTGGCCTTTCTGCGTGGCAGCGACCTGAACTGGACCTACCTCAGCCCCGCCGCTGAAATTGCACCCGGTGAACGCACCGGCACCTTCCGCCTGGGTGGCAACCAGTTCTTCACCGACGCCGAGGGGCGCAGCTTCATCACGGCCGAGGACTACGCGGTCGCCGTGCTCAACGAACTCGAACACCCCCAGCACGAGCGCCAGCGCTTCTCCATCGCGTACTGA
- a CDS encoding DsbA family protein yields the protein MSDLHLLYVTDAYCGWCWGFAPTLSAFHARHPHLPLRLISGGLFTGEKIAPIAAYPHIPGANDRITHLTGVTFGDAYQARLQEGILVLNSDDAAAGLAALRALAPDRALEAFHAIQHAFYMEGQSLSDPRTYRAVAQTLNLDPDAAEAAFHGPQARTEAAQDYQLARTLGVDSYPTLLAQQDGQRTVLARGAATVEQVETRLQRALNPATP from the coding sequence ATGTCTGATCTGCACCTCCTGTATGTCACCGACGCCTACTGCGGCTGGTGCTGGGGTTTCGCTCCAACCCTGAGCGCCTTCCACGCGCGGCACCCCCACCTTCCCCTGCGCCTGATCTCCGGCGGGCTGTTCACCGGCGAGAAGATCGCCCCCATAGCTGCCTACCCGCACATTCCCGGCGCGAACGACCGCATCACCCACCTCACTGGCGTCACGTTCGGCGACGCGTACCAGGCGCGCCTCCAGGAAGGCATCCTGGTCCTGAACTCCGATGACGCGGCCGCCGGCCTGGCCGCGCTGCGCGCCCTCGCCCCTGACCGGGCTCTGGAAGCCTTCCATGCCATCCAGCATGCGTTCTACATGGAAGGGCAGAGCCTGAGTGATCCCCGCACCTACCGCGCGGTCGCCCAGACCCTGAATCTCGACCCGGACGCCGCCGAAGCCGCATTCCATGGCCCGCAGGCCCGAACTGAAGCGGCGCAGGATTACCAGCTGGCCCGCACGCTGGGCGTAGACAGTTACCCGACCCTGCTGGCGCAACAAGACGGACAGCGCACGGTCCTCGCCCGTGGCGCGGCCACCGTGGAACAGGTTGAAACGCGCCTCCAGCGCGCCTTGAACCCAGCGACACCCTGA
- a CDS encoding LysR family transcriptional regulator — protein MRLDPDYLVTFSVVAEYGNISRAAEALRLSQPAVSGQLKALQDVVGERLYTRTAYGITLTEAGQDLLGYARVIATTLSGAAEHLRTRQARTRPLRLGLSWTLSGQAVSLVSGAHEAGHEVRVTSGHSTSLMEAVASGASDAALIVQPPGPLPAGLEGHRFSAEDLCLLVPAGHPLEDRGSTPLLAAAQEVFLWPMVGSTVARHAERLLNEATVLPAVQFELGSLTAVREAVGRGLGVTILPPSVARLEIEAGQVSPVLIEALNVTVSYVVVVPSDVVVRPEARRLLDLVLRSRRSTRL, from the coding sequence ATGCGCCTGGATCCGGACTACCTGGTGACGTTCAGTGTCGTGGCAGAGTACGGCAACATCAGCCGCGCGGCCGAGGCGCTGCGGCTCAGCCAGCCGGCCGTCAGCGGTCAGCTCAAGGCGCTTCAGGACGTGGTGGGCGAGCGGCTCTACACCCGCACGGCGTACGGCATCACGCTGACGGAAGCCGGGCAGGACCTGCTGGGGTACGCCCGCGTGATCGCGACGACGCTCTCTGGTGCTGCGGAGCACCTCCGGACCCGCCAGGCCCGCACCCGCCCCCTCCGCCTGGGCCTGTCGTGGACGCTCAGCGGGCAGGCCGTCAGCCTGGTGTCCGGCGCCCATGAGGCCGGGCACGAAGTCCGGGTCACCAGCGGGCATTCCACGAGCCTGATGGAGGCGGTCGCTTCGGGAGCCTCTGACGCGGCGTTGATTGTCCAGCCACCCGGACCCTTACCGGCTGGGCTGGAGGGCCACCGGTTCAGTGCTGAGGACCTGTGTCTCCTGGTCCCGGCCGGGCACCCGCTGGAGGACCGGGGCTCTACACCATTGCTGGCTGCCGCCCAGGAGGTCTTCCTCTGGCCGATGGTGGGCTCGACCGTGGCCCGGCACGCTGAGCGTCTGCTGAATGAGGCCACCGTGCTGCCCGCCGTCCAGTTCGAACTGGGAAGCCTCACGGCCGTGCGCGAGGCCGTCGGGCGTGGCCTGGGAGTGACCATTCTGCCGCCGAGCGTGGCCAGACTGGAAATCGAGGCGGGGCAGGTCAGTCCGGTGTTGATCGAGGCCCTGAACGTGACGGTGTCGTATGTGGTGGTGGTGCCCAGCGATGTGGTGGTCCGGCCTGAAGCCCGGCGTCTGCTGGATTTGGTATTGCGGTCCCGGCGGAGTACTCGGCTGTAG
- a CDS encoding sulfurtransferase has translation MTNSTAPTPYARDVLVSTAWVAQHLGDPTVRLIEVNEDILLYDTGHLPGALKIDWQIDFWHPVMRDFITPKEVSALLGRLGIREYDQIILYGDKSNWWAAYAFWFLSYSGVQNLKLMDGGRQKWMAEGREVTTDVPEVRPTVYPALQCDESIRAYREDVLAHLDGVQAGRGALLDIRSPDEFSGKVTHMANYPQEGVLRGGHIPGARNVPWAKAANEDGTFKSVEELRALYEGEGVTPDKDVIAYCRIAERSSHSWFALTQLLGYPRVRNYDGSWTEWGNAVGLPIEKTYVPE, from the coding sequence ATGACCAATTCAACTGCACCGACACCCTACGCCCGCGACGTCCTCGTGAGCACCGCCTGGGTTGCCCAACACCTTGGAGACCCCACCGTCCGCCTCATCGAAGTGAATGAGGACATCCTGCTGTACGACACCGGTCACCTCCCCGGCGCCCTCAAGATCGACTGGCAGATAGACTTCTGGCACCCCGTGATGCGGGACTTCATCACCCCCAAGGAAGTCAGCGCCCTGCTGGGCCGCCTGGGCATCCGGGAATACGACCAGATCATCCTGTACGGCGACAAAAGCAACTGGTGGGCCGCCTACGCGTTCTGGTTCCTGTCCTACAGCGGCGTGCAGAACCTCAAACTAATGGACGGCGGGCGCCAGAAGTGGATGGCTGAGGGCCGCGAAGTCACCACCGACGTTCCTGAAGTCAGGCCGACGGTGTATCCCGCGTTGCAGTGCGATGAAAGCATCCGGGCATACCGCGAAGACGTGCTGGCCCACCTTGACGGGGTGCAGGCTGGTCGCGGCGCCCTGCTTGACATCCGCAGCCCCGACGAGTTCTCCGGCAAGGTCACGCACATGGCCAACTACCCGCAGGAAGGCGTGCTGCGCGGCGGCCACATTCCCGGCGCCCGAAATGTTCCGTGGGCGAAAGCCGCGAATGAGGACGGCACCTTCAAAAGCGTCGAAGAGCTGCGGGCCCTGTACGAGGGTGAAGGGGTCACCCCGGACAAGGACGTCATCGCGTACTGCCGCATCGCGGAGCGCAGCAGCCACTCCTGGTTCGCCCTGACGCAGCTGCTCGGCTACCCGCGCGTCAGGAATTACGACGGCAGCTGGACCGAATGGGGCAACGCGGTCGGGCTCCCCATCGAGAAAACTTACGTTCCTGAGTGA
- a CDS encoding SCO family protein: protein MTVPSPSPAARPWTTSALLALLAVLLLLGSAWAYARIRSPFPYYGTAYTPPVAAQPFQGTDHTGQPYTFTPGSTGRTTAVFFGFTHCPNICPLSLAYLEKARQALTPQERQQLDIVLVSVDPARDTPERLGAYVEFFGTATGVHIPEPALARTAQAYGVAYQQVKLDGGAGYQVNHTPATYLVDGSGTLRVLWDYTQLTQVDRVVRDLRHVLENPLP from the coding sequence GTGACCGTCCCGTCCCCTTCGCCTGCCGCCCGTCCCTGGACCACGTCCGCGTTGCTGGCCCTGCTCGCCGTCCTTCTCCTGCTGGGCAGCGCGTGGGCTTACGCGCGAATCCGCAGTCCCTTCCCCTATTACGGCACCGCGTACACCCCGCCCGTGGCCGCGCAGCCGTTCCAGGGCACGGACCACACCGGCCAGCCCTACACGTTCACACCAGGCAGTACGGGTCGCACGACCGCCGTGTTTTTCGGATTCACCCATTGCCCGAACATCTGTCCGCTCAGCCTGGCGTACCTCGAAAAAGCCCGGCAGGCCCTGACCCCGCAGGAACGCCAACAGCTGGACATCGTGCTGGTCAGCGTCGACCCCGCGCGCGACACTCCCGAGCGCCTTGGGGCGTATGTGGAGTTCTTCGGGACCGCCACCGGCGTTCACATCCCTGAACCCGCGCTGGCCAGAACCGCGCAAGCGTACGGGGTGGCGTACCAGCAGGTGAAGCTTGACGGCGGCGCCGGGTATCAGGTGAATCACACGCCCGCCACGTACCTGGTCGACGGGTCTGGTACCTTGCGCGTCCTGTGGGACTACACCCAGCTCACGCAGGTGGACCGCGTGGTCCGCGATCTCCGCCACGTCCTGGAGAACCCGCTCCCATGA
- a CDS encoding cytochrome c oxidase assembly protein, with translation MTAAPANLNPTLLDLLSLRFDPGVWLPILAITGVYLWHAQRARRSWVGRAGWPAWRTGLFLLGMLLLLVATQSAAATVTQSSMAVYMARLMVLAEVVPPLLVLGLPRTLRPHPDRPLGRALSVLLDPWVALAVWTAVITYWNVPAGFNASVVSNTAEALLPTLYLLSSLMVWAVVLRPLPTVQPANIGSRGWFGLLAALPMMAVAGVWLNAPDVLYAPYVAALCLWDLTPLQNQQLSGWIMMMAGIPAMCVALMQLMAWLIQLADGDATPKARG, from the coding sequence ATGACGGCGGCACCGGCCAACCTGAATCCCACCCTGCTGGATCTGCTCTCCCTACGCTTTGATCCTGGAGTGTGGCTGCCCATCCTGGCGATCACCGGCGTGTACCTCTGGCATGCGCAGCGCGCCCGCCGGTCATGGGTGGGACGGGCCGGCTGGCCTGCCTGGAGGACCGGACTGTTCCTGCTGGGCATGCTCCTGCTGCTCGTGGCCACGCAATCGGCCGCCGCGACCGTCACACAGAGCAGTATGGCGGTGTACATGGCGCGCCTGATGGTCCTGGCGGAAGTGGTGCCGCCCTTGCTGGTGTTGGGTCTGCCGCGCACGCTGCGGCCCCACCCCGACCGTCCGCTGGGCCGGGCGCTGAGCGTGCTGCTTGACCCCTGGGTCGCGCTGGCGGTGTGGACGGCCGTCATCACCTACTGGAACGTCCCGGCGGGGTTCAACGCTTCCGTGGTGTCCAACACGGCCGAAGCGCTGCTGCCGACCCTGTACCTGCTCAGCAGCCTGATGGTGTGGGCGGTCGTGCTCAGACCCCTGCCTACCGTGCAACCCGCCAACATCGGCTCCCGCGGCTGGTTCGGCCTGCTCGCGGCACTGCCGATGATGGCGGTCGCGGGCGTGTGGCTGAATGCGCCGGACGTGCTGTACGCCCCGTACGTGGCCGCGTTGTGCCTGTGGGATCTGACGCCACTCCAGAATCAGCAGCTCAGCGGCTGGATCATGATGATGGCCGGCATCCCGGCGATGTGCGTAGCACTGATGCAGCTCATGGCCTGGTTGATCCAGCTGGCCGACGGCGACGCGACCCCTAAAGCCCGTGGGTAG
- a CDS encoding DUF1775 domain-containing protein — translation MSIVLRAASLLAALLLSAAGAHATIRTEGGLTESKAGASETYRLNVPTEKAISTTQVRLIVPAGVTLSRFQVTPGFTRTVTTNAAGLVTEVIWKGRIGPMEYARFFFQAVNPEQPGSITWKVYQTYSDGSVVAWDDSDPSQAPASRTTVK, via the coding sequence ATGTCCATTGTCCTGCGCGCCGCGTCCCTGCTGGCCGCTCTGCTGCTGTCCGCCGCCGGTGCCCACGCCACCATCCGCACGGAAGGCGGCCTGACCGAAAGCAAGGCAGGCGCTTCTGAAACCTACCGGCTGAACGTCCCCACGGAGAAAGCCATCAGCACCACCCAGGTGCGCCTGATCGTGCCGGCCGGCGTGACCCTCAGCCGGTTCCAGGTCACGCCTGGGTTTACCCGCACCGTGACCACCAATGCTGCCGGCCTGGTCACGGAAGTTATCTGGAAGGGCCGCATCGGCCCCATGGAATACGCCCGGTTTTTCTTCCAGGCGGTCAACCCTGAGCAGCCGGGTTCCATAACCTGGAAGGTGTACCAGACCTACAGTGACGGGTCCGTGGTGGCCTGGGACGACAGTGATCCCAGCCAGGCTCCTGCCAGCAGAACCACCGTCAAGTAA
- a CDS encoding copper resistance CopC family protein gives MIRFSLLALLLAMPGASAHTAVTSVTPAANTTVAAPGAVRISFSEPVNLRFSTFKVYPLKATGTTLTQAAKRLAPVALAARDDASVRADTAPILTGRAARVTLPLKPNLPAGPYLIVWRVLSEDGHPVTGHHHFHVK, from the coding sequence ATGATCCGTTTCTCGCTGCTGGCTCTCCTGCTGGCCATGCCCGGTGCGTCGGCGCACACGGCCGTCACCTCAGTCACTCCTGCCGCGAACACTACGGTCGCCGCCCCCGGCGCGGTCAGGATCTCGTTCAGTGAGCCGGTCAACCTGCGCTTCTCGACGTTCAAGGTCTACCCGCTCAAGGCCACCGGCACCACCCTGACCCAGGCCGCGAAACGCCTGGCACCGGTGGCCCTCGCCGCCCGCGACGACGCGTCCGTCCGGGCCGACACCGCCCCGATACTGACGGGGAGAGCCGCGCGCGTCACCCTGCCGCTGAAACCCAACCTGCCGGCCGGGCCTTACCTGATCGTGTGGCGGGTCCTGTCGGAAGATGGCCATCCGGTCACCGGACACCACCATTTCCACGTGAAATGA